A region from the Hippopotamus amphibius kiboko isolate mHipAmp2 chromosome 15, mHipAmp2.hap2, whole genome shotgun sequence genome encodes:
- the ACER1 gene encoding alkaline ceramidase 1 isoform X3 — translation MFSNVTFFIFGPLMMFLMNAYVQKRSRYIYIIFILFTVVGLFSMYFHMTLSFLGQMLDEISILWLLAGGYSIWLPRCYFPTFLRKNRPQYICLVITTTVVITFLSFLRPTINAYALNTISLHVVYIVVKEYKKASNKDLRHLIEVAVVLWAFAFTSWISDRFLCSFWQWINFSYLHSIWHVLISITFPYGIVTMAMVDALYEMPDKTVKVCYWPRDTWPVGLPYLEISDDNKSC, via the exons ttCAGCAACGTCACCTTCTTCATCTTTGGGCCTCTCATGATGTTTCTGATGAACGCGTATGTCCAGAAACGCTCCCGCTACATTTATATCATCTTCATCCTCTTCACAGTCGTAG GCCTGTTCTCTATGTACTTTCACATGACACTCAGCTTCCTGGGCCAGATGCTGGACGAGATCTCTATCCTGTGGCTGCTGGCCGGTGGCTACAGCATATGGCTGCCCCGCTGCTACTTTCCCACCTTCCTAAGGAAGAACAG GCCCCAGTACATCTGTCTGGTCATCACCACCACCGTGGTCATTACCTTCCTGTCCTTCCTGAGACCCACGATCAACGCGTACGCCCTCAACACCATTTCCCTGCACGTCGTCTACATCGTGGTCAAGGAATATAAGAA GGCCAGTAATAAGGATCTTCGGCATCTAATCGAGGTCGCTGTGGTTTTATGGGCTTTTGCATTTACTAGCTGGATCAGTGACCGCTTTCTTTGCAGTTTCTGGCAGTGGATCAACTTCTCCTACCTGCACAGCATCTG GCATGTACTCATCAGCATCACCTTCCCCTACGGCATTGTCACCATGGCCATGGTGGATGCCTTGTATGAGATGCCAGACAAAACTGTCAAAGTCTGCTACTGGCCTCGGGACACTTGGCCCGTGGGACTGCCCTACTTGGAGATCAGTGATGACAACAAAAGCTGCTGA